CTGGTGCTCAAGGCCAGGGGAAatgtccctctgctccctgtccccaaggTGACAGCCCCTGCTGTGTCAGTGTTGCTCAGGCTGTGTGCTGCTCCCTTAGGCAGAGGCTCTGGAAGATGAGCTGGCCTTGCTCAGGAGCAGAGGTCAGCTGTGGTTGTGGTGAAGGAAGAGTAAGGTGATGATGGAATGTGGagagggggattttgggtgggcTCTTTGGAAGTCCTGTGGCTTGTCCTGTAGGCCTTCTGTGCTGAGCGGCTGGGAGGTGGTGTGTGGCTCACTGCCTGGAAAGAGGCTCACAGGAAAGGGCAGGATCTCTTTTGTGGTGAGGGTAGGATACTAGATTGGGCTCTTTGGCACTCTGGACAAGGAGTTTATGAATAAAGTTTTCTAAGACTGACTGCAAAGGGCCTTTGTGAACACACTGTTTTCATGATGCTGCTGACTGACCTGAAGAATGAACCTTTGGTAAAGAGATAGAAGAACTGGGTTTGGTTTCTTTGGGTCCTTGTTATCTGTTCATCTGTGCCTTTCTGTCCCATaagtaaaaattttaaaaaactctgAACAATTTTACATGTTCTGTAGAAGTAAACATTACATGGAGGGGATTGATCCCTGTTATAGCTACCAGAACAAACATTTTGTAAAGATCTTCATGGGGGCAGTATTCTCTAGTGATAGGTATAACTTACAGTTCTGGCTTGAGACACACAAACCAGGTTTAAATAGATGCATCCTATGCACTATGTAAACAAAACCCATAATAACTTCTTTTGCTTGTGTAACACTGATACAATTCCCATTGTAATTAAgtaaatttggaattttttttcagctggaaCGAGAACTTACATATGAGAAGTTAATAGATTGGATCAATCCTGAAATGATGGACTCTACCAAAGTGAGGGTGTCTTTACCCAGATTTAAACTGGAAGAAAATTATGATCTGAAACCGCTTCTGAGCAGCATGGGAATGCCTGATGCATTTGAGTTGGGCAAGGCAGACTTCTCGGGAATCTCATCTGGCAACCAGCTGGTGCTCTCTGAAGTGGTTCACAAATCCTTTGTGGAAGTCAATGAAGAAGGcactgaggcagctgctgccacagctgcagtgatgATGATGCGCTGTGCAATGAGAGTTCCGGAATTCACTGCTGATCATcccttcctcttcttcatccGGCACAACAAAACTTCCAGCATTTTGTTCTGTGGCAGATTTTGCTGTCCCTAAGGAGGAGATGTCTTGGCAGCAAATGTGCCATCAAACAATACATTTACATTTCCCTAGAACAAGGCAATTCCTTCTGCACTAATTGTCTCTTTCAGCTGTGCCTGCACCCTCTTCTGTGATCTTGATCTTGGGCTTGGCAGGAATAACAGAGCTGCTTAGACAAACAGAGCACCTGCCATGTCCAacccctcctgtgcctgtgtgcAGGGGTCTCCAGGTTCTTGCTGACACAAGAGCCGTCCCATTTGCTCTGTGAGTGCGTCTTCTGTGCTTGGCTTCACTTTTGGTATCCATAAGGCAGAGTCAGGCAGTCAGAGTCTATGGGAGTGAAGTTGTTGCTTTTGCTTGTGACAAGGCTGGAGCACATTTGTAGCTTCCTTCCCCTTTAATCTTCCAGACCCATCCATGTAGTGCCTTGATACATTGCCTGGAGAAATATATCATTGCCTGGAGCAATACCTGAAAGGAGTTTttggcagcctgttccaggtATTGCTGAACATCATGCATAGATGTGCGTTTTTGACTAACAACTGAACCAGCACTTAGGCAAGAATGGGAACGAAAGTCTGCTTTTGTACCAGATGTCCCTGTGAGGTATTTGTGGGGCGAGTACCTTTATTTCATCACCCCAGGACCCATGGGTTTCTTCCTGGTCACCTAGTTCAGGTCCTTAAACAAAGAATGTAACAGAAAGGCACGTGACACCTATGCAATATTTGAATGACAAATtcttaatttcaatttttttttctcttgctacTGTTATATGTTTATcctattaatattttcttagaCACCACAGTTGACCTGTAGAATACCAAAGTCAGAGGTGCAACAGCTTTCCTTATATTGGGATGTGTTTTGTGGGTCCTGTTCCTGGAATAATAAAAGAAGTGTAAGCACTGCATGCGtctatttctgctttttcaatCCTAAATTGTACTCGTATTTGTCAGGCTGTGGCAAGTTAGAAGACTTGTCGCGGAGCCCAGCGGGGTTCGGTGTCGCTGGCCCGGCCCAGGCTGGCGCTGTCGCCGGCCCGGCAGGGACGCGGCCAAGCGGCCtcggctgcgctggggctgcgCGGGTGGGAGGGGACCGGGGCAGCCTCCGGCCTGTCCCCGCCCGCGGGGCATCCCACGGGAATGGGGCGGTGTCGGGATGAAACGCCGCTGTGCTTCCTCGCCTCCCGCAAGCGCAGCGCTTCTCGGGCAGCGAGGGTGCGCGCTGTAAAGGGCTTTGGGTGCGAGGCTCGCACGGGTGGtgtaaggaaaggaaagtgaaGGCACCACTGGGGTGTTGGTTTAGATGCTGGCTCGGGAGGTGCTGGTGTTTCCTTTAGCACAGAGCTTGATAAAAGACCAGTGCAGAGCTGCCGTGCCGATTGTGTGTCTGCCGGAGGGAGCTGACACTGATATCTGGAATTTCTGTGGGATGGCAGTGCAGGAAATTCGTAAATTCTGATGCAAACTCCTCCCCGCGTTTGGGTCTGAAAGGAAGCGACAAATCTTCCAGTTCTGCTTTAAGAAGAAGTGTGGGGACAGCTGCTGGGTGAGTGAAATGTGTGGGTGTGCAGTGTCTGTGAATCTAAAGAACTATAACGTGGAGATGCCAGCACAAAGCTTCCAATTTTCAGTTATAGTGCAACGAATCTTTTTTTCATAATGCCATTGACTTGGAGTGATACGTAAAGCTATGGGTAATGTGGGGAAGAAACAtgctattaaaaattaattggtATATTCTCTGTATGGTTGGGGATTTTAGTTTGTTTGGGGAATTGTTGTGGATTTTTTCCGTTTGGTTGTGGGGGTTTCTTCAGGTTTTGGTAAGAGAATGTTGCAGTGACAATGAATATCTTGTAAGTTCTCTTGCTTTTAGGCAAAGTCATTCTGCTGgcttctcccagcctggctggcagGTTTAAAACTCAGCGTGCACACGCAGAAGCAAGTTGCAGGTACCACTGAAGGTCTGTAGACTTCCAGAAGGTAAGAGTTGGTATTTCTACCGTTCTGATGTCTAACTTTGGCTCTGGTGGTCCAATAAAGGGAAATGATTTTCTGTGTGAAGTCAATAGAAACGTCTTTCAGGAAGTCCTGAACAGAATGTTCTTGTGCCCGATCGCCTCAAAAGATGTCACACTGTGTAGATATGGGATTGAAATCCAGTAGCAGACTGTAAATTGCAGAAATAACTCAAATGTGTAGTGTGGGATCACAGGTGCTTGAGGCACCAAATCAGTCTCCAGTGAGCTGATAATTTCCCAACCTTTGCTGCCTAGTTTATGCTGGGAAAAGTAGAAGGTAGAAATAACTGTTTTGTATTCAAATAAATTGGATCCATTCTCATTCTGTGTTTTATGTCCCAGACTGGGAAGCATGGAAAGCCTCTGTGCAGCAAACAGCACTTTTGCTGTGGACCTGTTAAGAAAGCTGTGTGAGAAGAAAAGAGGGCAGAATGTGTTCTTTTCACCATTTAgtatttcttctgctttatcTATGGTTTTGCTGGGTTCCAGAGGTAGCACTGAAGCCCAAATAAGCAAGGTAGGTCAAAATAAACTTGGTGGATTGCATTTGATGGGATCATAGGAGGAACAGATGTGTCTTCCAGTCTGTGACATGCACTTGTGCTGAACTGTGATTGTCACTATGGTGTGAGAGAGCAGAGCTCTTCCTCTGGGATGTGTTTAAGGATAAtcaattttcattgtttttgaAGTGTGAGATTCCTTCATTATGAAATGAAGTTTCCTGGGTTTTGTTGTATGgggattttgtggtttttttgagACAGATCTTCTTTAATATGTAATTAGGATGTGGTTCCTGGAGTTTTTATTACTGATCAATAGATCactaaataaattattttctttcccttccttgcTTGTGCCTTATTATCATATGATACATGTTCAGAAAATGAAGCCatgcacattaaaaatatttttaaacccTCCAGTCTACATTTCAAACTGGTAACTGCAACTTgatttattcctttttaaaaatttgctcTGGTAGTAAATATCTCTTGGCATGTGTTTTATGTAGGAAGTGACACTACTGAGTGCAGGAGCAATCATTTTGGTTTGGGTGTTTGATTCCATTGCAAAATGGGAGAGGAGTATAAACTGAGATCTTGTTCCATGTGCTTTATAAAAATTTCTCAAAAAACTATGTTGTTGTCATAGTTGTAGATACTCAAAATCCATGGACACAGTCTGAGCCACCAGTTCTAGGTGTCTTTGTAGCAGATTGTCCCCacaggtcccttcccacctgaGCCATTCTGTGACCCTGAAGCACTTGGCTTGAGGGAAGGAAAATCAGGACTGCTGACTCTGCTGCTCCCTAGTTTATGACTTGTGCAACATCTTGCTGGTTACAGCAGATATGCCTGGCATGATAAGCTCCAGATGTGGGAGGTGTGGTGAAAAAATCTTGTGGCTTCAAATCACAGTatttaattaaatgtaattttgatATAAAATCAATCATGCTGTAGCAAGTGTGTTTAGAGAAGTTATGGACacagctgtggatgttgtctttGTGCAGGTGCTTTCTCTGAACAATGCCCAGGATGCTCACAATGGGTATCGATCCCTTCTCTCCGAAATTAATGATCCAAACAGCAGATACATCCTGAGAACTGCAAACCGGCTCTATGGAGAAAAGACCTTTGAGTTTCTTCCAGTAAGTAGCCATTAAATTTGTTGTGACTGTTAGGATAACCTACTTGTTACCTCTTTCCTCTGGAGATCAAGGCAGGTTTTCCCAAGGAAGGGGTTTGCCTTCCAGATTTTCTGTGCTGAGAGCCACGAGTGCAATTGATTGTGACAGAGGCTGGTGTCCAAACATGGTGGAGAATCTCCTTTAAATAATTTGTGTTCTGAGTGGACAAGTGATGCTAAGCAGAGTAAAATCCATCAGTCTCTACACCTGAGGGTTCTGTGATCCATTCATATATTTGGTTGTGGGAGAAATGGTTGATGTATCTCTTATCAAAAGTCTTAATAACAAACTTATAAAATCATATGTCACGTCCCAGaagcacaaaataaaaacaaggaaaacaccATGACCCATTATTGCCAATGAACTGTAGAAGTTTGTTGTAGAGTGCAAAATTCATATCACTAATATTGATTGCTTGTTCTAAGAAGTGGAATAAATCCTTGTAGGAAGTTGTCAGCCAGATCTTGAATGGCTCTATATGAAGTTGGGGAAGTAAAGCTGACAGATTTCCTTGGAGAATGTAAGGATAGATCTGTGTCTGAATGAGAGTAAATCTCTTGCTGAAAATCTGTTGTGAATGTCCCTGTTAGTCGTTTATAGAGTCCAGTCAGAAATCCTACCATGCTGGCCTGGAACAGATGGACTTTCTGCATGCTTGGGAGGATTCCAGGAAACAAATCAATGGCTGGGTAGAGGAAAGGACTGAAGGTGAGTGCTTTGCCTAGTGCCCAGTTGTGTTTAATGGCAGCAATTGTGTGGGTAAACACCTACCCCTGGGTATAGGATTGTGAATTCAGACAACTCAGATGCTGAGCTATTGCTGTATCTGGTACATAATTCTCTTCTCTATTGTTTATTAATTGCAGAGCTGATACTATCTTGGGTAATATTTAGATACAGTTCcaactattaaaaaaatgtgattttttttttcttttgtgtcatAAAGGTAAAATTCAGAACCTGTTGGCAGAGGGGATTCTCGATTCCTTGACCAGGCTTGTGTTGGTGAATGCCATCTATTTCAAAGGCAACTGGGAAAAGCCGTTCAGGAAACAGAGTACCAGAGAATGGCAATTCCAAATTAATAAGGTATGATGTGTACATGCAGACAATCTTTGCTGTGTTTCTCTAAACTTTCACATAATTACTGGAACCTTTCATATAGCACAAAAACAGGTGTGAAAGATTGTGAATTTAAGTCTTCTTCAGTCAGAGCTTCCTTGCTGAAATTCTGCTGCTGAGCCGATCCaattaaatggaaaacaaatttcCTTTGAAGTCCTGCTCTGTAGTCTAGATTTTAGAATTAGGTCAGTGCTCTTGAGGAGGAATTGGCCCCTGGCATGGGCAGACCATGGCTGCCCCTCAAGATTCTTTGCAGCTCTGGGTTGGCCTCCAGGAGTCATGAACAAGAACTGGTAATGTGCCTTAACTCACCTGCTTGAAGCAACCATTGTGGAAAATTTCCAGATATGCCTGTCTGGAAACTGTCCCTCCCTGCAGTGGTGACATAAATCCAAGAATATTTGAGACTGCTGATATAACTTTTAAATAAGGGAATGTTGATGCTTACCCCAGACTAGCTCTGATAGCACTTCAGAGACAGCTGGACTGACTTGGTTCCTGCCACTTGCTCTCTCTGTGTTGGAATGTGTTGAAAAAGCTGGCAGGAGTATCATGAGACACTATTGCATTTTCTgttccctgcagctgggcaaGCTTAGAACCAGGTTTCAAGATGCAACACCAAACAGATATAGGGCTGATGAATAATCTCCTTTTGAGTTGTGGTGGAATACTGTGCATTGCTGCTGTACATGGCCAGGTTTTATCTTGTGcttttgttctggtttgaaagcaaaaccattGAGAggctccaagtcagaaataaaatatattaagaaaggggaaaaaaacccaaaacaaacataatataaaagaaaaaacactgtcAGAGTCAAAATACAACATGACACCCTACTAATTAGGGTGGTGGTATCAGTTCAGATGAAATAGTTTTGTTGAAGTGGTGATCCTGTGGAAAACATCTGGTAGCTTTAGTCCTCTAGAAACCAGAGGGTGAGGGCTGCTTGTTCTGTCCCAAACCCCGGTTATATCCAGGTGGGGATGCTTAGCTCCTCCCCCCTGGGCTGAGCATCTCACAGTGGGCTGATACAATTCTGTGAGTCATGTGGTGGATCCTTGATTGCCCATTAAACGGAAATGGCTCCCAGAGGGAGGGAGTCATGGGGCAAGGCATTGATGGGCCCATCAACAGGAGATAGGGAAAAAACAATGCCCCTCCTGGTTTCAACAGCTCTTGAAGATGGGGATAGAATACATCTTAACATTGTAATCAAGGACAGCTTTCCAAAAGATAGTGGtagggctgcaggcagcagggctgctgtaGATCAATGtgtggttttgttctttttggtCAGATCCTAAAAGGCCCAAAGTAATTTGCTACCTGCTTTGTAGTTTGAGACCagcagagaagctcagcactaACTGTTGACATCTCTTCATTTCTAGAACGAGACCAAACCTGTTCAGATGATGTTCAAGGAGGCAAATTTTAACATGACCTACATTAGGGATTTCCAGACCAAAATCCTTGAGCTCCCATATGTGGGTAATGAACTGAGCATGATCATCCTGCTCCCTGATGCAATCCAGGATGCATCCACAGGCTTGGAAAGAGTAAGTTGTTGAGCTGAGTGCAAAGCCAGCCTGAATCCTTCCAGGGAAGAAAGTCTGAATTGCACAGAGACCTGCAGTTCAGTTCTAGAGCAATTGTGTGGCTGGTGCTCAAGGCCAGGGGAAatgtccctctgctccctgtccccaaggTGACAGCCCTGCTGTGTCAGTGTTGCTCAGGCTGTGTGCTGCTCCCTTAGGCAGAGGCTCTGGAAGATGAGCTGGCCTTGCTCAGGAGCAGAGGTCAGCTGTGGTTGTGGTGAAGGAAGAGTAAGGTGATGATGGAATGTGGagagggggattttgggtgggcTCTTTGGAAGTCCTGTGGCTTGTCCTGTAGGCCTTCTGTGCTGAGCGGCTGGCAGGTGGTGTGTGGCTCACTGCCTAGAAAGAGGCTCACAGGAAAGGGCAGGATCTCTTTTGTGGTGAGGTCAGGATACTAGATTGGGCTCTTTGGCACACTGGACAAGGAGTTTATGAATAAGGTTTCTTGAGTCTTTTATTCccctattaaaaattaaaaaaaactcagTCTTCATGCTTAaccctgggggaaaaaaaaccaacatgcCTGTTACTTGCTATATGATGAAACACATAGAAATCACTACTTTGGCTATGTAATATTGTCTCAATTCCCATTGTAATTAAGTAAATTTGGAATTTTTGTTTAGCTGGAAAAAGAACTTACATATGAAAAGCTAATAGATTGGATCAATCCTGAAATGATGGACTCTACCAAAGTGAGGGTGTCTTTACCCAGATTTAAACTGGAAGAAAATTATGATCTGAAACCGCTTCTGAGCAGCATGGGAATGCCTGATGCATTTGAGTTGGGCAAGGCAGACTTCTCGGGAATCTCATCTGGCAACCAGCTGGTGCTCTCTGAAGTGGTTCACAAATCCTTTGTGGAAGTCAATGAAGAAGGCACTTAAGCAGCTGCCGCTACAGCTATGCTCATGAGTGGGTGTTCGGGCGTAATGTCCACTCGAGAATTCACTGCTGATCATcccttcctcttcttcatccGGCACAACAAAACTTCCAGCATTTTGTTCTGTGGCAGATTTTGCTGTCCCTAAGGAGGAGATGTCTTAGCAGCAAATGTGCCATGAAACAATACATTTACATTTCCCTAGAACAAGGCGATTCCTTCTGCACTAATTGTCTCTTTCAGCTGTGCCTGCACCCTCTTCTGTGATCTTGATCTTGGGCTTGGCAGGAATAACAGAGCTGCTTAGACAAACAGAGCACCTGCCATGTCCAacccctcctgtgcctgtgtgcAGGGGTCTCCAGGTTCTTGCTGACACAAGAGCCGTCCCATTTGCTCTGTGAGTGCGTCTTCTGTGCTTGACTTCACTTTTGGTGTCCATAAGGCAGAGTCAGGCAGGGAGAGTCTATGGGAGTGAAATTGTCACTTTTGCTTGTGACAAGGCTGGAGCACATTTGTAGATGCCTTCCCCTTTAATCTTCCAGACCCATCCATGTAGTGCCTTGATACATTGCCTGGAGCTGAAAGGAGTTTTTGGCAGCCTTTTCTAAGTATTGCTGAGCTTGTTGTGTAGCTGTGGGCTACTCTGGACCAGAACTTAATAAAGAACAATTTTGCAGCACATGTCCTTCGAGGGTGTTTATGGTGAGAACCATCACCACAGGAGATCTTGAGTTTTTTATCTTTCACCTGGTTCTAGTCCTTTAACAGGAATGCAGTCTAACTTTAGAATACCAAAGGCAAAGCTGCAACAGGTTTCCTGACACGGGGATGTGTTTTgcactttgttttttaaatgctgaaagAACCCTAAGTGCTGTAGAGGTCTGTTTCTTTTTGCTGCTATTAATAGTGCattttaaaacctgttttctGAATATTATATCTTGTAATACCTACTTCTTTGTAGCCTGTTTGGAATTTGCTGAAGCACAAGTTTTTTCTGGATAGTGAAACCCAAGGTTTTTACTTGGATCACCATGAATTAGTGGTTCAACTTGAAAGGATTTCAAGGTATTTCAAAGGATACCAAAGGGGTCCCTAGATAACAGTTTTTTTCTGGGCAGCACTGCAATCCTTCCTCTTGGTTTTTTGCACAGGTTGACCTCAAGTCTTGGTGGACATTATCCAAAAGGTGCCAGATGGGCATATCCTTTATTCAGTGCACAGTAACTCAGCTGTCTGAGGTGAGGCAAACAAAAGCATTATGTGCAGGGGAGAGGGATGAGACCGAACACTTTTGTCACCAGGACACCTGCTATACACTGCAGTTAAAGGGCTATGCACCTGAAACCAATATGGGCCGTAcagctggggatgccctggGAGCCAGACCGAGGACTGATGGAGAACAAATACCGTGATAAACCACAGAAAACTCCCCATGCGGTTAGgttctttgaaatgaaaaagaaaaaaaaaagcgaaATATCTTTATAAAAGATGAGTGTAAATAGAGACACAGGGTGGGAAGGCAGACAGGAGCCTCCCTGCGCAAGGGGTGCGCTTGCCCCGTGGGTCTAAAAGCCCTGGATCTCTTACTGCTGGCGCAAGGTGAGGGTTGTTTAATCCCTCTCCCGAAGCTCCCTCTTCTCTCCCCCGGGAAACTGGGGACACCCTGACGGGAGTGGCCCCGGGGTAACTCctgccgccccgccccgccccgtcCTCTCTCCCCGCCCCGGTGGGGTCCCCGCGGGTGACAGCGCGGTGTCACTGCGCCGCTCGGCTCCTTCcgctccatcccatcccagcccgcTCGGCGCTGCCCGCAGGTAGGCGGCCAAGCGGCCCTCGGCTGCTCTGGGGCTCCGcggggctgcccccgccccTGTCCCCGGCGCATCCTACGGGAAAGGGACGATGACGGGACCAG
This sequence is a window from Anomalospiza imberbis isolate Cuckoo-Finch-1a 21T00152 chromosome 1, ASM3175350v1, whole genome shotgun sequence. Protein-coding genes within it:
- the LOC137478346 gene encoding serpin B6-like; its protein translation is MESLCAANSTFAVDLLRKLCEKKRGQNVFFSPFSISSALSMVLLGSRGSTEAQISKVLSLNNAQDAHNGYRSLLSEINDPNSRYILRTANRLYGEKTFEFLPSFIESSQKSYHAGLEQMDFLHAWEDSRKQINGWVEERTEGKIQNLLAEGILDSLTRLVLVNAIYFKGNWEKPFRKQSTREWQFQINKNETKPVQMMFKEANFNMTYIRDFQTKILELPYVGNELSMIILLPDAIQDASTGLERLEKELTYEKLIDWINPEMMDSTKVRVSLPRFKLEENYDLKPLLSSMGMPDAFELGKADFSGISSGNQLVLSEVVHKSFVEVNEEGT